The nucleotide window AGCCGCGTGCGCACGGCCTCCGTGGCGTTCTTCAGCAATTGCCGGCGCTGCTCGGCCGGCAGGTCGATCCGGATGCCGGTCTCGACCGCCAAATCTGGATCGCTCTCCGCCTGCTTCAGCACGATCGCATAGCCGCCGGCCGACATCCGCGCGCCGGGATTGGTGACCAGCCGCCGGCTGACGGAGGGATAATGCCGCTTCAGCAGCGCGTCGGTGACGATCTCGGTCAGCCACCAGCGCCCGGAGATCGCCAGCAGATGCTGCTCGCCCTTGGTCTGCGCGAGCTCCACCAGATCCTCGGCCGTCAGCCGCGCCGATTCGGTCAGCACGGGCCGGGCGATCGTAATCTCGTCATTGTGCGCGAGCCGTCGGATCACGACGGGCGGCGCCTGCTTGACGGAAGCGAGCTGCGTGCTCAATTCGGCGAGCGCAATGCGCGCGGAGACATCGGCCAGTGCGCGCAGCTCGATGGTGCGGATCAGCCGCTCGAGCACGTCGCCGAACAGCTCGATCTGCTCGCCGGAATAGCCGTCGGCGGACAGCAGAAACAGGTCGGTGACCTGCTTCAGCGCATCCAGATGTTTTTCCGCCGAGCCGGCCTCGATGGCCGCCTCGACCTCCTCGGTGATCGATCGTTCCAACATCGCTCGTCCTGAGCGTTTCCAGCCGGTTCTGCAGCAGATAGGTGAGAATAGGCAGCAGAGTTGAACGATTCGTAAACCATTTGGGTTCCGCGGCGGCAGGAATGTGGCGGGAGGATTTGCGGGGTGGGTAGGCCGGCGGCTCAGCTCCTAGAGCGTTAGCCTATCAGGTTGCAAGTAGCCGGCGGCGGTGAAGTAGTTTGTGGATTCTGCTGGCGTGTAGGTGTCGACGGTGCGCCCGATAGCATCCCAAAGGCCGCCGACGGTGCGTTCGGCGGCCTTTCGCAAGCTTGCTTTGAGCTTGGCGAAGGCGTTTTCGATCGGGTTGAAGTCGGGGCTGTAGGGCGGAAGGTAGAGAAGCGTCGCGCCAGCTGCCTCGATCATCTCACGTATGCGGGGCCCTTTGTGGCTGGAGAGGTTGTCCATGATGACAATAGCGTCGTCCGGGAGCTCGGGGACGAGCACCTTTTCGATGTAGGTTTCAAAGGCATCGCGATTGATGGGACCATCGAGCACCCAGGGCGCGATGATGCCGCGCGTGGTGAGGGCGGCGACGCAGGTTGTTGTTTTCCAGTGGCCGTGAGGAACGCTGGCCCGCAGGCGTTCTCCGCGCAGACATCGACCATGTGTTCGCGCCATGTTGGTCGATGCCCAGGTCTCGTCGATGAAGACGAGCCGATCCCGGTCGAGCTTGCCCTGGCTCTCGCGCCAGGCCTGGCGTCGCGTCAAGACATCCGGGCGATCTTGCTCTGTGGCATGGGCGGTCTTTTTTTACGCGTGATCTTGTGCCGCTCGAAGAAGCGTCGGATCGTGCCATAACCAAAGGACAAGCCTTGTTTGCTCAAGCTATCACGCAATTCCTCGATGGTGATGTCGGGTGAGGCCTTGAGCAGAGCCACGATCGTCGCATGATGGGCATCAATCCGGTGGGACTTGCGATCGCCGCCCTGAGCTCTCGGCTGGGCATCGCCTTGCTCCCGCTCGCGCGTTCGCCAGCGGCTTACGCTCGCCGCGCTGACGCCAAATCGCTCAGCAGCCTGCCGGCCTGAAACGCCGCCTCCAATACAGGCCAGCACACGTTCGCGCAGATCCATCGACAGCGGTTTCGCCATGCCCGCCGGCCTCCAGTCCGGCGACCAGCTTGAATCACTAAAACGCTGATTTGTGAATCCCCGACGATTCAGTCAGATGGGCCAACGCTCTAGCTTCGCAAACTCCATCCACCCGTCGTCCCTGCGAACCAGGCAACTTGCCAGAGTCGAGTTTTCACACGCGTGTAGCTACGATGATGCGAAGGGTCACTACTGCTTCAGCACGGTAGCTTTACCCTCCCCTGGAGGGGGAGGGTCGGCTCGCGTTGAGCGTAGCGAAATGAGAGGCGGGGTGGGGTGACGGTCTCTCCACTCGAACAGTGCCCGAGTTGAGAGATCACCCCGCCCCGTCACGCATCTCGCTTCGCTCGATCCATGCCGACCCTCCCCCTCCAGGGGAGGGTGAGCACCGCTCGCCACTCGCCAGCTCCGCCGCGCCAACGCCGGTCCCATCAGCACGAACGTCGACGTGACCTCCGGCGCGGCGACGGTGTGCGCGCAGTTCGTCGTTCGCTCTACGATTCCGCCGCGACCTCCTCCGCGCTCGCATGCGCCGGCGGCACCGGCATCGGGAATTTCTCGTACTGCTTCGGCAGGTTCACCGGCCGGTAGCTCGGCATCGCTTCCATCCGCGCCAGCGCCGACTCGTGGATCACGGCGCCGTCGGGGATCAGCCGCGGCTCGGCGTCGGGGATGTAATAGCCGAGATGCGTCTGCCGCGCCGGCCATTCCTTGTACGTCGCGCGCTTCGGCAGATATTCGAGCAGCCACCACGCGCCGGAGAGCGACTCGTGCAGCTCGCCGCGCACGTCAGGCGCGACATAGGAGAACGGGCTGCCCTTGCGCTGGATGCCCCAGGCGAGCTGGTTGACGGTGGCCTGGTTGACGCGAACCCCGCATTTTGTCGCCTCGTCGATCATCCAGAGCAGCGGATATTTTGAAATCCCGCTTTGCTTTTCCGGATAGCCGCCGCCGATATCGGCATGGACGCCGGCGAACCACACCTGCAGGATATCCTGCGGCTCGGCGTTGATGTCGTTGAAGCGGTTGTGCCGGAAGGTCTGCGGATCGTCCCATTTTTTCGGACGAAACATGGAGCGCCGCTCGTCGATCGAGATCGCCTGCCGGAACGTCTGCACGCTCGGGTTGGCGGTCGTGAACGCCAGCTCTTCCAGGCTCGGCCAATAGAAGCGATCGGCGCGCGGCACGATCACGCTCGCGACCGTATCCCAGACGCCGACGAAGCGGATCACGGGCCAGCGCGCCGAGGTGATGCGCGCGAATTGGGCTGCGTTGTCGAACGCGGTCTGCGGCAGCGGCCCTTGCGCGTCGCCGGCATCGCTGAGCAGCTTCATCTCGCGGCGCAGCTTCGGCGCCTCGTCGGAAGAGAACTGCTTGTAGGCGATCAGGCCGCTTCCTGCGAGATTGACCTGCTCGGGCGAGATCAATCCGATCTTGTGCACCAGCCCCGCCAGCACCCGCACGGTATAGGCGCCGCGGGAAAAGCCGAACAGATAGATCTGGTCGCCTTCGCGATAATGCTGGACCAGGAAGCCATAGGCCGCGAGCACGTTGTCATCGAGCCCATAGCCGGTGGCAAGGCCGAGGATGGCGTTGAAATCTTGGCGTAGCTTGTGCCACACGTCCGGCCGCTCCAGCGTGCCGACGCCGGGATCGTAAAACACCATCTGCCGCGGCTCGGTCTTCTCCGTCTTGCGCAGGCAACGATAGAGCTTGAGCACGTTGGAGATGTTCTCGGAAATCTCGTTGCCGGTGCCGTCGCAGCAGATGATGATGTTGCGCATGGCGATGCTCTCGCGGTGCTACCGGAGCGAGTATAGCGGAATTTGGGGATTTTGGATGGCGCTGCAGGCGCCGACGGCGTTTCGTCCACGGCCATTCCCGACGCCAGCGGCCTTGGGTCAGGCCGCCTCCGTCACCGCGCGAATCTTCAAGTGCACGCCGGTTTCTTCCTGCAGCGCCCCGATCACGCCGAGCAGATTTCCCGCGGTCGGGTTGCCGTCCGGCCCGAACATGCGCATCAGGCTTTTCGGCGAACGCCCCAGCACCTCGCCCAGCCGGTCGAAGCCGACGGTCGCGTTGATGTAGGCCCGCAGCGCCGCGCGGCCATGATCGATCTCGCCCTGCAGCAGCGCCTGCACCGCCTCCTGAAACAGGGCCTTCCGGAAAGCAGGCTCCCGCTCCGCTCGCGCCCGCACCGTGTCACGAAAACTTCGGGTCAGTGGCATAGGGTCATCCCTCGCTGCGCTTTCGTTTCTTGTAATCGCGCCACCGGCGCAACGCGGCTTCGATGTCGTTCTGCTGCCGTCGCTTGGTCCCGCCGCCGAGCAGAATGACGAGCGTCTTGTCGTCCCATCCGAAGTAAATGCGGTAACCGGGGCCGCGATTGATCTTTAATTCAGCCGCGCCTTCACCGATCGGCTTGACGTTCGACGTGTTGCCCTCGGCCAGCCGCTCGATCGCCACCGTCACGCTGGCGGCCGCCTGCGTATCCAGATCGTCGAACCATCGCCGGAAGGGGCCGGTGCCTTCCGAGACATACTCTTCAACCCGGATCATTTGGTATCATATATGTTACCACAGCGCAAGCGGAGGTCAGCGTTGCTGAAACGGCCGTTCCAGCGTGCCGACGCTGGGGTCGTAAAACACCATCTGCCGCGGGTTGGTCTTCTCGGTCTTCTCCGTCTTGCGCAGGCAGCGATAGAGCCTGAGCACGTTGGAGATGTTCTCGGAAATCTCGTTGCCGGTGCCGTCGCAGCAGATGATGACGTTGCGCATGGTAATATTACTCCGATGCTACCTTAGCGAGTATAGAGCAGTTCGGTGGACTTATTGAGCTGGGGGCGGACTATCGTCCCAGAACGTCGGCGGCATTTGTCTTTGAGATATCTTCGATGAGGCTGGCTGCGCTGTATCTGCGATGTTCGAGCACTTCTTGCGCCTCCGCTCTCCAAGCCAAATCGCAGTCGTCCCCTAGGGTGCGCCGCAGGCTCCTAATTACACCTAAGGCCTCGCGGGCCCATGTTCGAAAGTCCTCCAACTTCCAAAGCGCTACTCCCTCTAGGTGTGGGATCGCTCCAGCCTCCGCGCGCTGCACCGGCGTAACAAGAACTGGCAGGATTGTCATTCCGGCCGCTACTTGCGTCAATGCGGCGTTCGCTCTCATCCAGTTTGGATGACCGGCCGCCTGTCGGGCTTTTTCTGCGCCAAGTGTTGACGTGATCTTAGCTTCGGAATGGTCTTCGAACACAAGGCAGTAATTGCCAGATAGCCACCATGGGTCGGGTGAAGCGTCTGATTCATGTTTGCCGGCTTGGAAGCCGAGCATTAGTCCGAGGTCGCGTTGAGCGATCTCAAACTTAGTCGCATCGTCTGAGTTAAGGCCATCCAGAATAGCTTTCTCTCTCTTCGCGAATTGCGCTTCATGAGAGATCCCGAGCTTGAGAAGATAGCTCTCAAGTCGTTCCACTTGTAACTGAAGTGCTTCGTTCTCTGGAGTATTCGCAGGTACATCAGCTCTGAAACGCGCAAGGCTAGCTAACCAATGAATGCCAGCTGCAGCGTCTCGCGCGGCGGCAAAGTGGGTGCGCGCGCGGGCGGACATTCCTGCGATTCCATTTGCTTCACCGTAGGCTGCTGCTGCCCCAGCCAGGTATTGCCAAAGTGCCCTATAGCCCTTCAGGGTTTCGTCGGTAAGGCCGGCTAAGACTTGGCCAGCACATTCGACGGCACCTTCGTAGTGCCGAAGCCAAAGACTCTTTTGGTACTTTATCTCAGCTGCGACCACGTGCTGCAGTTGGCCAAGTCCGCTCGGTACTTTTTGGGACGCAACGGCTCGCTTCGCGAGGATCTGGCGATTGACCGCTTCCCACGTTGCATCATTGCGCAAGAAGATACCAAAATTTTCGACTAGATCGTTGACGGATGTGTTCGATGATTGCCTGGCGCCGAAGTCAAGCTCCGCCTGCAATTCTGGATGAAGGAAATTCGTCCGGACAGGGCTATTCAAATAGTCGGTTAACGAAGGACCCGTGACAACTACAGCAGAGAAATCTTGCAGCGAGCGTGTGCATCTTCCAACTGCTTGAACTATGCGCGTTTGTATACGACCTTGAAGCAGCGCATATGCGCCCATCTTTGAAACAAAGAAGCGTTCTTGCGCATTGGTGGTTTTTGGCAAGCCGTCGAGAAACAGAAGGCGGCACTCATCACCCGGAAAATCAATACCATCGTATCGATTCGAAAAGACTGCGACGGAGCCCGTTGAGCGAACAAATGTCTCTTTCGAATCTTCAATCGAACTGGCGTCAACAACGGTTAATCCCAGGTGATTTTGAATATCAGCTACGATCTCGTTCTTAACGCGGTCGTTGGGTACGAGTACAACGCTCCTTGGGACCTGTTGCATCAAGGTTCGGCGCAATGAGGCGGTTTCGTCTGCGTCGAGTGTCATCTCTGGAAAAATGAAGAAACGCCGCCCTATACCTTGTCGATCCCATCCTTCTGGTGTCGGCAGTCGAGTTATGCTTTCTCGTCCTGTCAGGCGCTCCAGATCGCCGCCTTCGCCCAGAGTTGCAGACATAAAGATGCGCTGCCGCGCATTCGCAAAGGGCGCATGCGTCCACGTTGGTGGTATGAGAGGGCGTACTAAGATTTCGGACGGGGAAAGGTATACGTGACATGCATGCAAGTTGTCGCGTAGTAGCATCCATGTGTAGCGAAGTGTGTCAATCGATCCGACGTATTGATCGACTATGCCGACAAATTCAGGAGTAATGCTTGCGAAGGCAGGTGTAGGCAGTTTCTCTACCCAAGATACATCGAAAAGACTGCTGTCGATTTCTCCAGTCAGTCGACCGAAATCCGTTGAGTCCAAAAAGGGTCTCAAAAGCTCAGCTAGGGCAGCATGCAGGGCCGCATGCGCCCCCTCGTTGCGTATGACCCGTAAGCTCCACATTGACGCAACGTAGTTCTCGGTTGCGTGTGCATCGTCGGCAATGATGACGTCGGGGCTATCGAAGAACGGATTGATATTAAAGAGGCCGCTGTAGGTCGTGACCGCAATCCGACGTGCTGCCAGATAGTCTGCCTTAGCAGCTGCATCGAACTCGTACTTTGATCCGGTGAAGCCGTGAACGCTGAGGCCATATTGGCTTTCTGCCTGAGCAACCACTTGGTTTACTAACTGCCTAGTGGGACAAACAAACACGATGCGTTCGTTGTTCTTACGGCGAAGCCACTCTCCAGTAAGTAAGCCAACGAGAGTCTTTCCGCTCCCGGTCGGCAGCTGCATCGCTACGTCGCTGGCAGTAAGTGCACGCGCAACATACTGCTGCATTATCTGGCCCTGATGGAGGAGCACGCCCGGAATCTTGCGGCGTGGTAGCTCCAACAGAATCTTCTCAGGGCTATCCGGAACTGCTTCCGGCGGGGGCGCATCCTTGAAAGCCACAGTCAGCTTCTCCGCTCTACCTTTGGATGGTGTGTAGCAGATTCTGCACCAATCAATCCCTTAGATCTTGCTTCCTAGGGGTGCAAAGAGATGCGCGCTTCCCTCAAACCGAGTGTTTGCCTCGCCAAACGCCGCAATCTGCAAAACAAAAACGGCCGGGTCACCCGACCCGGCCGCTCCAAACTCCGATCCGCCGATTTAAACTTCGCTCAGCTCGCCTTCTTCACGAACGCGGGCTTGCCGACCTTCTTCTCGATCGCGCGCTTCAGTTCGAGGGCGCGGGGGGAGAGGACGTCGGCTTTGGCCTTGAGGAGGTAGGCATCGAGGCCGCCATTGTGGTCGACGCTCTTGAGCGCGTTGGTCGAGACGCGCAGGCGCACGTTGCAGCCGAGCGCGTCCGAGATGAAGGTGACGTTGGCCAGGTTCGGCAGGAAGCGCCGCTTGGTCTTGATGTTGGAGTGGCTCACCTTGTGGCCCACCTGGGGGCCCTTGGCCGTCAGTTCGCAGCGCCGGGACATTTCGAAAAATCCTCTTCCATCCCCGCCATGGCCAAGCCGCTTCTCGCGGGCACCGCGGGGGTCCAAAATCGCGTCCATTTCCAGGAACCGCGGACGTATAGGGGGAGACGGCCACGGGGTCAAGGTTGTTGGGCCGGTAAAGGAGCCCCGTCCGGGGCTCAAGCCCTAATTCTGACGCGCTTTCTTCACGCGAAACCGGAAGTCCACTTCGCTTGAAAACGCTATGGTTCGTAACGGCTGGTTTACCAGGGGTTCCAGCCACTTAAGGGACCATATAAAGGGCGTAATCCGCGCCGACACCATGGCTTTCGAAAAAGAACCGGCCCCGAGCCCCCGCAAGCGGTGGGCGGCCAGGGAGAGGTCGGGTAAAGGCGTCGTTTTCGCGAAAACACGCGTTGTTTGCCGGATATTTTTGCCTAGATGAACACCCAATCGCGCCGATCCCGGGATTTTTCATTCGTGACCGCCAGATGCGCCGTTTCGCGCCAAACCCTTTCCGCAAGGTTCGGCCTCGTTGCCGGCCTGTGCGCCGCCGCGTGGGGCTTGCTCGCGCCGCAACAGGCCTCCGCGCAGGGGCGGCTGGATGCGCGTTATGAGGCGACGCTGGCGGGCATCCCCGTCGGCAAGGGAAGCTGGACCATCGAAATCGGCGACGACGTGTTTTCGGCCTCCGCGCAAGGCGGCACCGCCGGCCTCTTGAAGGCGTTTTCCGGCGGCACCGGCTCCGGCGCCAGCCAGGGCCGCGTCATCAACGGCGCGCTGGTCGCGAACGCCTATACCGCGACCACCACCACGCAGAAGAAATCCGAGACCATCCGCCTCGTGCTGGCAGGCGGCAACGTCAAGGATTTTTCGATCGACCCGGCGCCGCCGGTCGATCCCGGCCGGATCGTCGTCACCGAGGCGCACCGGAAAAACGTGCTCGATCCCATGACCGGCTCGATGCTGCGCGTGCCGGGCAATGGCGAGCTGATGACGCCGGATTCCTGCCGCACGGGCGCGGGGATCTTCGATGGCCGCATGCGCTACGATCTCAAGCTCGACTACAAGCGCATCGAAACGGTGAAGGCCGAAAAGGGCTATCACGGCCCGGCGCTGGTCTGCGCGATCTATTTCAACCCGGTCGCGGGCTACATCCCCGATCGGCCCGTCATCAAATATCTCGCCGCCGAGCGGCGGATCGAGATCACCTTCGTGCCGATCGCCGGAACGCGCGTCCTGGTTCCGTACCGCATGACCATCCCGACGCCGTTGGGCCTGGCGATGCTGGAAGCGACGTCGTTCGTGACGACGGCGATGCCGCCACGGGTGGCGAAGACGAATTGAGGCCCATAGTTTACCGTCGTCCCTGCGAACGCAGGGACCCACAACCACAGGCGGTCATTGTTTCGGGCGGTCGTAGTGCCCGCTGCCTGCAAATTGCGCGGCCGCGGCGTATGGGTCCCTGCGCCCGTGCGCAATTGCGCACTAGGCAGGGACGACGGGGGAATGGAATCCGCCTTGACTCTTCCCCGCTTCTGATTCGACTCGGTCGCCTCGAACTTTTTAAGAAATTGGTCCCGAAACCGTTGCTTGTGGAGCCGCTGTAAACTTGATCTAGTGCCACCGGGTGCACTTCAGCGCGAGATGTTGCGGTGAACGTATCGGGTCTCGGGAGGAGTCAGCGATTCGGACGCGATTCGTTCCAGACTCGTTCCAGAGCTTAAGCCGCGACCGCATCACCGTCGCAGAATGAAACAGAATCGGCGCCATTGACGCCGAACGACCGAAGGGCTTCCGTCATTGCGAGGAGCGTAAGCGACGAAGCAATCCATTCTTTCTTTGCGGCTCGATGGATTGCTTCGCTGCGCTCGCAATGACAGCTCGAGCGCCTGCGAATCCAAGAAACACCTGCACAGAATGGCTTTCTCTCCTTCCACGTTCGCAACCGATCGCGCGCCCGGCGCGGGCGTTACTGCCGTGCTCGGGCCGACCAACACCGGCAAGACCCATCTCGCCATCGAGCGCATGCTGGCGCATTCGTCGGGCGTGATCGGCCTGCCGCTGCGGCTGCTCGCGCGCGAGGTCTACAACAAGATCGCGGATCGCGCAGGCACCGAGGCGGTCGCGCTCGTCACGGGTGAAGAGAAGATCAAGCCGAAGAATCCGCGGTACTGGGTCTCCACGGTCGAAGCGATGCCGCGGGATCTCGACGTGAGTTTTCTGGCCGTCGACGAAATCCAGATCGCGGCCGATCTCGAGCGCGGGCATGTCTTCACCGACCGCATCCTGCACCGCCGCGGCCGCGACGAGACGCTGCTGCTCGGCGCCGCCACCATGCGCCCGATCATCGAGCGGTTGCTGCCGGGCGCTTCGATCGTCACGCGTCCGAGGCTCTCGCAGCTCGAATTCGCCGGCGACCGCAAGATCACGCGCCAGCCGCGCCGCACCGCGATCGTCGCGTTCTCGGCCGATGAAGTCTATGCGATCGCCGAACTGATCCGCAGGCAGCATGGCGGCGCGGCGGTCGTGCTCGGCTCGCTGTCGCCACGCACGAGGAACGCGCAGGTCGCCATGTTCCAGAACGGCGATGTCGATTATCTCGTCGCCACCGACGCCGTCGGCATGGGGCTGAACCTCGACGTCGATCACGTCGCCTTCGCCTCCGACCGCAAGTATGACGGCTATCAGTTCCGGCGGCTCAATCCGGCCGAGTTCGCGCAGATCGCCGGCCGCGCCGGGCGCGCGACGCGTAACGGCACCTTCGGCACCACCGGCCGCTGTGCACCGTTCGAGCCGGAACTGGTGAACGCGCTGCAGAACCACACGTTCGACAGCGTCAAAATGCTGCAGTGGCGGAATTCGAGGCTGGATTTTTCCTCGCTCGGCGCGCTGCAGGTGTCGCTGGCGCTGCCGCCGGGGCACGACGCGCTGACCCGTGCGCCGATTGCCGAAGATTTGCGCGTGCTCGATCATGCGGCGCGCGATGGCGAGGTGAGGGAGATGGCCCACGGCGCATCGGCCGTGGAGCGGCTGTGGGACGCCTGCCAGATCCCGGATTACCGCAAGATCGCGCCCGCTGCCCACGCCGAGCTCGTGACCACGCTTTATGCATTTCTGATGCAAAAGGGTCGGATACCTGACGCATGGTTCGCCGCCCAGGTCGACCAGGCCGACCGCGTTACCG belongs to Bradyrhizobium icense and includes:
- a CDS encoding DUF2336 domain-containing protein; protein product: MLERSITEEVEAAIEAGSAEKHLDALKQVTDLFLLSADGYSGEQIELFGDVLERLIRTIELRALADVSARIALAELSTQLASVKQAPPVVIRRLAHNDEITIARPVLTESARLTAEDLVELAQTKGEQHLLAISGRWWLTEIVTDALLKRHYPSVSRRLVTNPGARMSAGGYAIVLKQAESDPDLAVETGIRIDLPAEQRRQLLKNATEAVRTRLLSRAPPHLFEEIRNAIAAASNGASREMSRRRDFTMARRFVAALAKHGKLNEPALLAFARERKYAETVAALAELSGSTIEVIRPVMQSLRDDGVLIPCRVAGLSWDTVAAVLESRFASGSMGRHELAKAREQYAKLTVENARRLLRFWQVRAVDAAPKPPR
- a CDS encoding IS630 family transposase (programmed frameshift) produces the protein MAKPLSMDLRERVLACIGGGVSGRQAAERFGVSAASVSRWRTREREQGDAQPRAQGGDRKSHRIDAHHATIVALLKASPDITIEELRDSLSKQGLSFGYGTIRRFFERHKITRKKKTAHATEQDRPDVLTRRQAWRESQGKLDRDRLVFIDETWASTNMARTHGRCLRGERLRASVPHGHWKTTTCVAALTTRGIIAPWVLDGPINRDAFETYIEKVLVPELPDDAIVIMDNLSSHKGPRIREMIEAAGATLLYLPPYSPDFNPIENAFAKLKASLRKAAERTVGGLWDAIGRTVDTYTPAESTNYFTAAGYLQPDRLTL
- a CDS encoding T6SS phospholipase effector Tle1-like catalytic domain-containing protein, whose protein sequence is MRNIIICCDGTGNEISENISNVLKLYRCLRKTEKTEPRQMVFYDPGVGTLERPDVWHKLRQDFNAILGLATGYGLDDNVLAAYGFLVQHYREGDQIYLFGFSRGAYTVRVLAGLVHKIGLISPEQVNLAGSGLIAYKQFSSDEAPKLRREMKLLSDAGDAQGPLPQTAFDNAAQFARITSARWPVIRFVGVWDTVASVIVPRADRFYWPSLEELAFTTANPSVQTFRQAISIDERRSMFRPKKWDDPQTFRHNRFNDINAEPQDILQVWFAGVHADIGGGYPEKQSGISKYPLLWMIDEATKCGVRVNQATVNQLAWGIQRKGSPFSYVAPDVRGELHESLSGAWWLLEYLPKRATYKEWPARQTHLGYYIPDAEPRLIPDGAVIHESALARMEAMPSYRPVNLPKQYEKFPMPVPPAHASAEEVAAES
- a CDS encoding transcriptional regulator; the protein is MPLTRSFRDTVRARAEREPAFRKALFQEAVQALLQGEIDHGRAALRAYINATVGFDRLGEVLGRSPKSLMRMFGPDGNPTAGNLLGVIGALQEETGVHLKIRAVTEAA
- a CDS encoding type II toxin-antitoxin system RelE/ParE family toxin — translated: MIRVEEYVSEGTGPFRRWFDDLDTQAAASVTVAIERLAEGNTSNVKPIGEGAAELKINRGPGYRIYFGWDDKTLVILLGGGTKRRQQNDIEAALRRWRDYKKRKRSEG
- a CDS encoding DEAD/DEAH box helicase, producing MAFKDAPPPEAVPDSPEKILLELPRRKIPGVLLHQGQIMQQYVARALTASDVAMQLPTGSGKTLVGLLTGEWLRRKNNERIVFVCPTRQLVNQVVAQAESQYGLSVHGFTGSKYEFDAAAKADYLAARRIAVTTYSGLFNINPFFDSPDVIIADDAHATENYVASMWSLRVIRNEGAHAALHAALAELLRPFLDSTDFGRLTGEIDSSLFDVSWVEKLPTPAFASITPEFVGIVDQYVGSIDTLRYTWMLLRDNLHACHVYLSPSEILVRPLIPPTWTHAPFANARQRIFMSATLGEGGDLERLTGRESITRLPTPEGWDRQGIGRRFFIFPEMTLDADETASLRRTLMQQVPRSVVLVPNDRVKNEIVADIQNHLGLTVVDASSIEDSKETFVRSTGSVAVFSNRYDGIDFPGDECRLLFLDGLPKTTNAQERFFVSKMGAYALLQGRIQTRIVQAVGRCTRSLQDFSAVVVTGPSLTDYLNSPVRTNFLHPELQAELDFGARQSSNTSVNDLVENFGIFLRNDATWEAVNRQILAKRAVASQKVPSGLGQLQHVVAAEIKYQKSLWLRHYEGAVECAGQVLAGLTDETLKGYRALWQYLAGAAAAYGEANGIAGMSARARTHFAAARDAAAGIHWLASLARFRADVPANTPENEALQLQVERLESYLLKLGISHEAQFAKREKAILDGLNSDDATKFEIAQRDLGLMLGFQAGKHESDASPDPWWLSGNYCLVFEDHSEAKITSTLGAEKARQAAGHPNWMRANAALTQVAAGMTILPVLVTPVQRAEAGAIPHLEGVALWKLEDFRTWAREALGVIRSLRRTLGDDCDLAWRAEAQEVLEHRRYSAASLIEDISKTNAADVLGR
- the rpmB gene encoding 50S ribosomal protein L28: MSRRCELTAKGPQVGHKVSHSNIKTKRRFLPNLANVTFISDALGCNVRLRVSTNALKSVDHNGGLDAYLLKAKADVLSPRALELKRAIEKKVGKPAFVKKAS
- a CDS encoding DUF3108 domain-containing protein, translating into MTARCAVSRQTLSARFGLVAGLCAAAWGLLAPQQASAQGRLDARYEATLAGIPVGKGSWTIEIGDDVFSASAQGGTAGLLKAFSGGTGSGASQGRVINGALVANAYTATTTTQKKSETIRLVLAGGNVKDFSIDPAPPVDPGRIVVTEAHRKNVLDPMTGSMLRVPGNGELMTPDSCRTGAGIFDGRMRYDLKLDYKRIETVKAEKGYHGPALVCAIYFNPVAGYIPDRPVIKYLAAERRIEITFVPIAGTRVLVPYRMTIPTPLGLAMLEATSFVTTAMPPRVAKTN